A section of the Streptomyces sp. SCL15-4 genome encodes:
- a CDS encoding putative leader peptide — MRLWRRVHMDLVRYAGCVCRPSC; from the coding sequence GTGCGCCTGTGGCGGAGGGTCCACATGGACCTCGTCCGCTACGCGGGCTGCGTGTGTCGCCCGTCCTGCTGA
- a CDS encoding cysteine dioxygenase, with product MSVPSSPPSLVSAAATAAPTQADLLDFVRRTAADAELIASLPLDPEGRTWVRLDGPGGSEAWLIGWPPGTGTGWHDHADSVGAFLTASGELTENSLAARLPTDGWKTLELTDGVDRVRRLPAGQGRAFGRHHVHEVLNESLDRHAISVHAYYPPLPHIRRYSRTGQVLRLEQVERPEDWQ from the coding sequence GTGTCTGTCCCCTCTTCCCCGCCCTCCCTCGTGTCCGCTGCCGCCACCGCGGCGCCCACGCAGGCGGACCTCCTCGACTTCGTCCGGCGCACGGCGGCCGACGCCGAGCTGATCGCCTCCCTCCCGCTCGACCCGGAGGGCCGTACGTGGGTCCGGCTGGACGGCCCCGGCGGCAGCGAGGCCTGGCTGATCGGCTGGCCGCCCGGCACCGGCACCGGCTGGCACGACCACGCCGACTCGGTCGGCGCCTTCCTCACCGCCTCGGGCGAGCTGACCGAGAACTCCCTCGCCGCCCGGCTGCCCACCGACGGCTGGAAGACCCTGGAACTCACCGACGGCGTGGACCGCGTACGCCGGCTGCCCGCGGGACAGGGCCGCGCCTTCGGCCGTCACCATGTGCACGAGGTGCTCAACGAGTCCCTCGACCGACACGCGATCTCCGTCCACGCCTACTACCCGCCGCTCCCGCACATCCGTCGTTACAGTCGCACCGGCCAGGTGCTGCGCCTGGAGCAGGTCGAACGCCCGGAGGACTGGCAGTGA
- a CDS encoding rhodanese-like domain-containing protein, with amino-acid sequence MSHHTSEQPPGIDEVLERVRTGYRRIEAREAHKAALLGDALLVDIRYAALRERDGLIPGAVVVERNELEWRLDPRGSHRLPEATGHDLRVVVICNEGYASSLAAASLHQLGLHRATDLVGGFQAWRAEGLPVEPATA; translated from the coding sequence GTGAGCCACCACACCAGCGAACAGCCGCCCGGCATCGACGAGGTGCTGGAGCGGGTCCGGACGGGCTACCGGCGCATCGAGGCACGGGAGGCGCACAAGGCCGCCCTCCTCGGTGACGCGCTGCTGGTCGACATCCGGTACGCCGCCCTGCGCGAACGGGACGGCCTCATCCCCGGTGCCGTCGTGGTCGAGCGCAACGAGCTGGAGTGGCGCCTCGACCCCCGGGGCAGCCACCGCCTCCCCGAGGCCACCGGACACGACCTGCGCGTCGTGGTGATCTGCAACGAGGGGTACGCCTCCAGCCTCGCCGCCGCCTCCCTCCACCAGCTGGGCCTGCACCGGGCGACGGACCTGGTGGGCGGTTTCCAGGCGTGGCGGGCGGAGGGCCTGCCGGTGGAGCCGGCGACGGCCTGA